The following are encoded in a window of Mycobacterium vicinigordonae genomic DNA:
- the glf gene encoding UDP-galactopyranose mutase → MTARFDPHDRFDLFVVGSGFFGLTIAERVATQLDKRVLVVERRPHIGGNAYSEPEPRTGIEVHKYGAHLFHTSNKKVWDYVRQFTDFTGYQHRVFAMHNGQAYQFPMGLGLVAQFFGRYYSPEEARKLIAEQAAEINSADAQNFEEKAISLIGRPLYEAFMKHYTAKQWQTDPKELPAANITRLPVRYTFDNRYFNDTYEGLPVHGYTAWLQNMAADNRIEVRLDTDWFDVRDDLRAANPDAPVVYTGPLDRYFDYAEGRLGWRTLDFELEVLEDRGDFQGTPVMNYNDADVPYTRIHEFRHFHPERDYPTDKTVIMREYSRFAEDDDEPYYPINTEADRALLAAYRARAKSETAAAKVLFGGRLGTYQYLDMHMAIASALSMYDNVLAPHLTDGAPLEGAPA, encoded by the coding sequence ATGACCGCGCGTTTCGACCCCCACGATCGTTTCGACCTCTTCGTCGTCGGCTCCGGATTTTTCGGTCTGACGATTGCCGAGCGTGTGGCTACCCAGCTCGACAAGCGGGTTCTTGTCGTCGAGCGGCGGCCACACATCGGCGGTAACGCCTATTCCGAACCCGAGCCGCGAACCGGGATCGAGGTGCACAAGTACGGTGCGCACCTTTTCCATACCTCCAATAAGAAGGTGTGGGACTACGTCCGGCAGTTCACCGACTTCACCGGCTACCAACACCGGGTCTTCGCAATGCACAACGGGCAGGCCTACCAGTTCCCGATGGGCCTGGGTTTGGTGGCGCAGTTCTTCGGCCGCTACTACTCCCCGGAGGAAGCACGCAAGCTGATCGCCGAGCAGGCGGCCGAGATCAACAGTGCTGATGCACAGAACTTCGAAGAGAAGGCGATATCGCTGATCGGCCGGCCGCTCTACGAGGCGTTCATGAAGCACTACACGGCCAAGCAGTGGCAGACCGACCCCAAGGAGCTACCGGCGGCCAACATCACGCGGCTGCCGGTGCGCTACACATTCGACAACCGGTACTTCAACGACACCTACGAGGGCCTGCCGGTACACGGCTATACCGCTTGGCTGCAGAACATGGCCGCCGACAACCGCATCGAGGTCCGGCTAGACACCGACTGGTTCGACGTCCGCGACGACCTGCGCGCCGCGAATCCGGATGCACCCGTGGTGTACACCGGGCCGCTGGACCGCTACTTCGACTACGCCGAAGGCCGGCTCGGGTGGCGCACCCTGGACTTCGAGCTCGAGGTGCTCGAGGACCGCGGCGACTTCCAAGGGACCCCGGTGATGAACTACAACGACGCCGACGTCCCATACACCCGGATACACGAATTCCGCCACTTCCACCCCGAGCGTGACTATCCGACCGACAAGACGGTGATCATGCGCGAGTACTCCAGGTTCGCCGAAGACGACGACGAGCCCTACTATCCGATCAATACCGAGGCCGACCGCGCCCTGTTGGCCGCCTACCGGGCCAGGGCGAAGTCCGAGACCGCGGCAGCGAAGGTGCTGTTCGGCGGCCGCTTGGGCACCTACCAATACCTGGATATGCATATGGCAATCGCCAGCGCTTTGAGCATGTACGACAACGTCCTCGCGCCGCACTTGACGGACGGCGCTCCGCTCGAGGGAGCCCCGGCATGA
- a CDS encoding PirG, whose product MPNRRRRKLSTAMSAVAALAVASPCAYFLVYDSTADTKPVEHHEFKRAASVADLPNELISALSQGLSQFGVNLPPVPALGGTSGASTGLGTTGLGTSPSLASPGLGGTGLGTTPGLATPGLTPSTPGALTSPGTALSPTGAGVNPALSNPGLTSPTGVTPGTAGLTPAAGTGEVPITAPAAGLDPGADGTYPILGDTSGLGGGTGLSPVAAGSGGSGGGGGLVSDLMQAANQLGASQAIDLLKGLVMPAIMQGVQGGAAGAPGAAAGATPALPSVAGIPAAAATVPGAAGALPGAAGALPGAAAALPGAAAAVPGAAAALPGAAAAVPGAAAAIPAAATEAPPV is encoded by the coding sequence GTGCCGAACCGACGCCGACGCAAGCTGTCGACAGCCATGAGCGCGGTCGCCGCCCTGGCAGTCGCAAGTCCGTGCGCCTACTTTCTTGTTTACGACTCGACCGCCGACACCAAACCCGTGGAGCACCACGAGTTCAAGCGGGCAGCCAGCGTGGCCGACCTGCCGAACGAGTTAATTTCCGCGCTGTCGCAGGGACTATCGCAATTCGGGGTGAACCTGCCACCGGTTCCGGCCTTGGGCGGCACCAGCGGTGCGAGCACCGGACTGGGGACTACCGGCCTGGGCACCAGCCCGAGCCTGGCCAGCCCCGGCCTCGGCGGCACCGGCCTAGGCACCACCCCGGGTCTGGCCACCCCCGGCCTGACGCCGTCCACCCCCGGAGCGCTGACCTCACCGGGCACCGCGTTGTCCCCGACGGGTGCGGGAGTCAACCCGGCGCTGAGCAACCCCGGACTCACCAGCCCGACGGGGGTGACCCCCGGAACGGCCGGGCTGACTCCGGCCGCCGGCACCGGTGAGGTGCCGATCACCGCTCCTGCGGCCGGCTTGGATCCGGGTGCCGACGGCACCTACCCGATCCTGGGTGACACTTCCGGGCTCGGCGGCGGAACCGGCTTATCGCCGGTAGCGGCCGGGTCCGGCGGCAGTGGCGGTGGCGGTGGACTGGTCAGCGACCTCATGCAGGCAGCGAACCAGCTGGGTGCCAGCCAGGCGATTGACCTGCTCAAGGGCCTGGTCATGCCGGCGATCATGCAGGGTGTCCAAGGCGGGGCCGCGGGTGCTCCGGGGGCTGCCGCCGGCGCAACGCCGGCGCTCCCGTCGGTTGCCGGCATTCCCGCCGCAGCGGCCACAGTGCCGGGCGCGGCGGGCGCTCTGCCAGGCGCGGCGGGCGCTCTGCCCGGTGCGGCGGCGGCGCTTCCCGGTGCGGCGGCTGCCGTACCCGGTGCCGCGGCGGCGCTACCTGGCGCGGCGGCTGCGGTTCCTGGTGCCGCTGCGGCCATCCCCGCTGCGGCCACGGAAGCCCCGCCCGTTTAG
- a CDS encoding N-acetylmuramoyl-L-alanine amidase: MSRSRVPPMLLTAFVATVVIVSWLLVRPGSATQPVPSAGETELAEQPLVGLGGGVTVRELSQATPFSLVALTGDLAGTSARVRARRSDGSWGPWYQTEYQTSAPDPVGTVGAGTRTDPRSTEPVFVGTTTSVQIAVTRPMDAPVTQALPAPADLGYRPVSKEQPIGQNLNAILISPPRAPAETHWNPPAGVTMPGQAPPIISRSEWGADESLRCGTPQYDRAVRAGVVHHTAGSNDYSPLESAGIVKAIYTYHSKTLGWCDIAYNALVDKYGQVFEGSAGGLTKPVEAFHTGGFNRETWGVAMIGNFDDVPPTPIQLRTVGRLLGWRLGMADVDPKSTVDLESAGSSYTVYPAGAIAKLPAIFTHRDVGNTDCPGNAAYALMDEIRDIAAHFNDPPEELIKALEGGAIYRHWQEIGGMSSPLGAPTSPEADGAGASRFATFAKGAMYWSAATGAQPVTGALYEAWASQSYEHGPLGLPTSAEIQEPLQITQNFQHGTLNFERLTGNITQVLDGIATPLATQPPSGPNVPPEHFSMPAHPPN; this comes from the coding sequence GTGTCCCGCAGTCGCGTTCCGCCGATGCTGCTGACCGCCTTTGTTGCGACGGTGGTGATCGTGTCGTGGCTGCTGGTCCGTCCCGGGTCTGCCACCCAGCCGGTGCCTTCGGCAGGGGAGACCGAACTCGCCGAGCAGCCTCTAGTCGGCCTTGGTGGCGGAGTGACCGTCCGTGAACTCTCCCAAGCCACACCGTTTTCCCTGGTAGCGCTCACCGGCGACTTGGCAGGCACATCTGCCCGGGTGCGCGCCAGACGGTCCGACGGATCCTGGGGTCCCTGGTATCAGACGGAATATCAAACTTCGGCGCCCGACCCGGTCGGCACGGTCGGCGCGGGCACTCGCACTGACCCGCGCAGCACCGAACCGGTGTTCGTCGGAACGACGACATCGGTGCAGATCGCCGTCACGCGGCCGATGGATGCCCCGGTAACCCAAGCGCTGCCGGCGCCGGCTGATCTCGGATATCGGCCCGTCTCCAAGGAACAGCCGATCGGCCAGAATCTCAACGCGATCCTCATCTCCCCACCCCGAGCACCCGCCGAGACGCACTGGAATCCGCCGGCCGGTGTCACCATGCCGGGACAGGCCCCACCCATCATCAGCCGATCGGAATGGGGCGCCGACGAATCGCTGCGCTGCGGCACCCCGCAGTACGACCGCGCCGTCCGCGCCGGGGTGGTACACCACACCGCGGGCAGCAACGACTACTCCCCGCTGGAATCGGCCGGGATCGTCAAGGCGATCTACACGTATCACAGCAAGACCCTGGGCTGGTGCGACATCGCGTACAACGCGCTGGTCGACAAGTACGGACAGGTGTTCGAGGGCAGCGCAGGCGGCCTTACCAAGCCGGTCGAGGCATTCCATACCGGCGGGTTCAACCGCGAGACCTGGGGTGTGGCGATGATCGGCAACTTCGACGACGTGCCACCCACCCCTATCCAACTGCGCACGGTGGGGCGCCTGCTGGGGTGGCGCCTAGGCATGGCCGACGTCGACCCCAAGAGCACGGTGGACCTGGAATCCGCGGGTAGCTCTTACACCGTCTACCCCGCCGGCGCGATAGCGAAGCTGCCCGCCATCTTCACCCACCGCGACGTCGGCAACACCGACTGCCCCGGCAACGCAGCGTACGCGCTCATGGACGAAATCCGGGACATTGCAGCACATTTCAATGATCCGCCGGAGGAACTGATCAAGGCGCTGGAAGGCGGTGCCATCTACCGACACTGGCAGGAGATCGGCGGTATGAGCAGCCCGTTGGGCGCGCCCACCTCACCGGAAGCCGACGGCGCCGGCGCATCGCGGTTCGCCACCTTCGCCAAGGGTGCGATGTACTGGTCCGCCGCCACCGGTGCGCAACCGGTCACGGGCGCCCTCTACGAGGCGTGGGCATCGCAGAGCTACGAACACGGGCCGCTCGGACTGCCGACCAGTGCCGAGATCCAGGAACCGCTGCAGATCACCCAGAACTTCCAGCATGGGACGCTGAACTTTGAGCGGCTGACCGGAAACATCACCCAGGTACTGGACGGGATCGCCACGCCGCTGGCGACGCAGCCACCGAGCGGGCCGAACGTGCCGCCCGAACACTTCTCCATGCCCGCGCACCCGCCCAACTAG